A single genomic interval of Daucus carota subsp. sativus chromosome 1, DH1 v3.0, whole genome shotgun sequence harbors:
- the LOC108204764 gene encoding uncharacterized protein LOC108204764 isoform X2: MTEDNRDMKLGLHLSYPNPSVRTRMKISPGAGVNADSRVDTTLVEHRTENIPSCPWYAGPSNMIQSPTPSMRSRGTSDNKSIGDRNVTKLHVELTVNSEAGPLFASSRAHHSGADMVEGNPVLEERVVHFTKKQECNYKEQALCCQNDVQSEDVAIRGKTDSGQRIAEDVLPRLEKNPKDVTSTRIGDVASGNQMLGIEAHGLGNAEIVKIESSADNEVQHAIENNACGQSEKGSRVESKKVTLFGKNINENISKSEDDSHDSVESSNSNTFSSKGKKRENFENQLVVGSKRIKSLQEAPALTSSIKPDSSFVNWISNMVKGLAKVNQDEGPLPLRLSHPSNRHNCYDQQNQACSKIQDPGSGHMGFQSMFRSLYCPKTIDTERRPYPNPTVSGTKESMGSQKSFINVMPISFYKENDESCNKLLIDINDSDPHTSEGNGGDLSIQTSSQPRALCANNDSTPETSKTKSIEKYNSTRLTCSNKEESLRSTDTWLDKQKAVSNKDESLHIPSESQVIRNTFPESDLSRSLWITRFSSRTPLPALDLDHCNDAKVKLEDSSGLGKHIPLNPVNSNFSLKNSEAAESFADNPMNAVGKNKFICPTNVEAPIGVNRVIEHDHGKPLRKMNSPPPTFKSLEPIASAFARRLEVLKSIPSVTQDDPTPFSVTCLYCGQSGHGLVSCSKVKKPELVDLLRNVSAHAAAKGSAHWCIRCLQLGHLAISCSAASSSRQQSDKNAPVQNYQTTNTIQLYKSGEPFPSILFAKENHCKVPSDHSTSSVKVSKTLGSERRVSSRDGVQNDNTSGHKQLVVKEIQFAPLCKSSSKPITGDALNIFEAVRKLRLSRTDILKWMNSKSLVHLNGFFLRLRLRKWDTKLGGTGYYVACINELHREMMLKSSERSIFVCVGDIRCSVESQYISNQDFSEDELLTWWNAIAQNAKIPALDDLRLKFEEKQKLGL; this comes from the exons ATGACTGAGGACAATAGAGATATGAAATTGGGGCTCCATTTGAGTTATCCCAATCCATCCGTGAGAACAAGGATGAAAATCAGTCCAGGTGCAGGTGTAAATGCAGATTCGAGGGTTGATACGACTCTTGTGGAACACAGGACTGAGAATATACCTTCTTGCCCGTGGTATGCAGGACCAAGCAATATGATTCAGTCACCTACACCCAGCATGAGATCCAGAGGGACTAGTGACAACAAGTCCATTGGTGACCGGAATGTAACTAAATTACATGTTGAACTCACAGTTAATAGTGAAGCTGGTCCGCTCTTTGCATCGAGCCGAGCACACCACTCAG GCGCTGACATGGTGGAAGGGAACCCTGTTCTAGAAGAAAGGGTGGTGCATTTCACTAAGAAacaggaatgcaactacaaaGAGCAAGCTTTATGCTGTCAAAATGATGTCCAATCTGAAGACGTAGCAATAAGAGGTAAAACTGATTCAG GTCAAAGAATTGCAGAAGATGTTCTGCCGCGGCTGGAAAAAAATCCCAAAGATGTAACTAGCACTAGAATTGGAGATGTTGCTAGTGGTAACCAAATGTTGGGCATAGAGGCACATGGCTTGGGAAATGCAGAAATAGTAAAGATCGAGTCCTCAGCTGACAATGAAGTACAACATGCGATTGAGAACAATGCATGTGGACAGAGCGAAAAGGGATCTCGAGTTGAGAGCAAAAAAGTGACATTGTTTGGTAAgaatattaatgaaaatatatcCAAAAGTGAAGATGATAGCCATGACAGCGTGGAAAGTTCTAATAGCAACACTTTTTCTTCGAAAGGAAAGAAAcgggaaaattttgaaaaccagTTGGTTGTTGGTAGCAAAAGAATCAAAAGTCTACAAGAGGCTCCTGCTTTGACATCTTCAATAAAACCAGATAGTTCTTTTGTGAACTGGATATCGAACATGGTGAAGGGCTTAGCCAAAGTAAACCAAGATGAGGGTCCTCTTCCTCTTAGACTCAGTCATCCCAGTAATAGGCATAATTGTTATGATCAGCAAAATCAAGCTTGCAGTAAAATCCAAGATCCTGGAAGTGGACACATGGGTTTTCAGTCCATGTTCCGGTCCCTTTATTGCCCAAAGACAATAGACACCGAGAGAAGACCTTACCCCAATCCTACAGTGTCAGGTACTAAAGAAAGTATGGGGTCTCAAAaatcatttattaatgtaatGCCGATATCATTCTACAAAGAGAATGATGAATCTTGCAATAAGCTTCTTATCGATATTAATGATTCAGACCCCCATACATCCGAGGGAAATGGTGGAGATCTATCAATTCAGACTTCATCCCAACCCCGGGCTCTATGTGCGAATAATGATTCTACTCCAGAGACCTCGAAGACAAAATCAATAGAGAAGTATAATTCAACCAGACTAACATGCAGCAACAAAGAAGAATCACTAAGATCTACTGATACTTGGCTGGATAAACAAAAAGCTGTGAGTAACAAGGACGAATCTTTGCATATACCATCCGAAAGCCAAGTGATACGGAACACATTTCCAGAAAGTGATCTTTCTCGAAGCTTGTGGATAACTCGGTTTTCATCCAGGACTCCTCTTCCAGCATTAGATTTGGACCATTGCAACGATGCAAAAGTTAAGCTAGAAGACTCCTCTGGACTCGGAAAACATATTCCTTTGAATCCCGTAAATTCTAACTTCAGTCTGAAAAATTCAGAGGCCGCAGAAAGCTTTGCTGACAATCCCATGAATGCTGTGGGTAAGAATAAATTTATATGTCCTACCAATGTTGAGGCTCCTATTGGCGTCAACAGGGTTATTGAACATGACCATGGGAAGCCTTTGCGTAAGATGAATTCACCACCCCCAACATTTAAGAGTTTAGAACCAATAGCTTCTGCATTTGCTAGGAGACTGGAAGTCCTCAAGAGTATACCTTCAGTTACACAAGATGATCCAACACCCTTCAGTGTTACATGCCTTTATTGTGGACAAAGTGGGCATGGTTTAGTGAGTTGCTCGAAGGTCAAAAAACCTGAGTTAGTGGACCTTTTGAGAAATGTTAGTGCACATGCTGCAGCAAAAGGATCTGCTCATTGGTGCATAAGATGTCTTCAGCTAGGGCATTTGGCCATATCTTGTTCAGCTGCATCTTCAAGTAGACAACAATCAGATAAAAATGCTCCCGTACAAAATTATCAGACCACTAATACAATTCAGCTTTATAAGAGCGGTGAACCATTTCCTAGTATTTTATTCGCGAAGGAGAATCACTGCAAAGTCCCTAGTGACCATAGCACTTCAAGTGTAAAAGTTTCCAAAACATTGGGCTCAGAAAGAAGGGTGTCTTCTCGTGATGGTGTTCAAAACGACAATACATCAGGTCACAAACAGCTTGTGGTGAAAGAAATTCAATTCGCTCCGCTCTGCAAATCTTCTAGTAAACCCATTACTGGTGATGCATTAAACATATTTGAAGCTGTTAGGAAGCTTCGGTTGTCTCGTACGGATATCCTTAA ATGGATGAATTCGAAATCACTTGTACATCTGAATGGATTTTTCTTGAGGTTGCGGCTTAGGAAGTGGGACACTAAACTGGGTGGCACAGGGTACTATGTTGCATGCATTAATG AATTGCATAGAGAAATGATGTTGAAAAGCTCTGAAAGATCCATCTTTGTCTGTGTTGGGGATATCAGATGCTCTGTTGAAAGCCAGTACATTTCAAACCAAGACTTTTCAGAG GATGAGCTTCTGACGTGGTGGAACGCGATTGCACAAAATGCAAAGATACCAGCCTTAGATGATTTAAGATTAAAATTTGAAGAGAAACAGAAGCTAGGATTGTAG
- the LOC108204764 gene encoding uncharacterized protein LOC108204764 isoform X1 gives MTEDNRDMKLGLHLSYPNPSVRTRMKISPGAGVNADSRVDTTLVEHRTENIPSCPWYAGPSNMIQSPTPSMRSRGTSDNKSIGDRNVTKLHVELTVNSEAGPLFASSRAHHSGADMVEGNPVLEERVVHFTKKQECNYKEQALCCQNDVQSEDVAIRGKTDSDSPAGQRIAEDVLPRLEKNPKDVTSTRIGDVASGNQMLGIEAHGLGNAEIVKIESSADNEVQHAIENNACGQSEKGSRVESKKVTLFGKNINENISKSEDDSHDSVESSNSNTFSSKGKKRENFENQLVVGSKRIKSLQEAPALTSSIKPDSSFVNWISNMVKGLAKVNQDEGPLPLRLSHPSNRHNCYDQQNQACSKIQDPGSGHMGFQSMFRSLYCPKTIDTERRPYPNPTVSGTKESMGSQKSFINVMPISFYKENDESCNKLLIDINDSDPHTSEGNGGDLSIQTSSQPRALCANNDSTPETSKTKSIEKYNSTRLTCSNKEESLRSTDTWLDKQKAVSNKDESLHIPSESQVIRNTFPESDLSRSLWITRFSSRTPLPALDLDHCNDAKVKLEDSSGLGKHIPLNPVNSNFSLKNSEAAESFADNPMNAVGKNKFICPTNVEAPIGVNRVIEHDHGKPLRKMNSPPPTFKSLEPIASAFARRLEVLKSIPSVTQDDPTPFSVTCLYCGQSGHGLVSCSKVKKPELVDLLRNVSAHAAAKGSAHWCIRCLQLGHLAISCSAASSSRQQSDKNAPVQNYQTTNTIQLYKSGEPFPSILFAKENHCKVPSDHSTSSVKVSKTLGSERRVSSRDGVQNDNTSGHKQLVVKEIQFAPLCKSSSKPITGDALNIFEAVRKLRLSRTDILKWMNSKSLVHLNGFFLRLRLRKWDTKLGGTGYYVACINELHREMMLKSSERSIFVCVGDIRCSVESQYISNQDFSEDELLTWWNAIAQNAKIPALDDLRLKFEEKQKLGL, from the exons ATGACTGAGGACAATAGAGATATGAAATTGGGGCTCCATTTGAGTTATCCCAATCCATCCGTGAGAACAAGGATGAAAATCAGTCCAGGTGCAGGTGTAAATGCAGATTCGAGGGTTGATACGACTCTTGTGGAACACAGGACTGAGAATATACCTTCTTGCCCGTGGTATGCAGGACCAAGCAATATGATTCAGTCACCTACACCCAGCATGAGATCCAGAGGGACTAGTGACAACAAGTCCATTGGTGACCGGAATGTAACTAAATTACATGTTGAACTCACAGTTAATAGTGAAGCTGGTCCGCTCTTTGCATCGAGCCGAGCACACCACTCAG GCGCTGACATGGTGGAAGGGAACCCTGTTCTAGAAGAAAGGGTGGTGCATTTCACTAAGAAacaggaatgcaactacaaaGAGCAAGCTTTATGCTGTCAAAATGATGTCCAATCTGAAGACGTAGCAATAAGAGGTAAAACTGATTCAG ATTCCCCTGCAGGTCAAAGAATTGCAGAAGATGTTCTGCCGCGGCTGGAAAAAAATCCCAAAGATGTAACTAGCACTAGAATTGGAGATGTTGCTAGTGGTAACCAAATGTTGGGCATAGAGGCACATGGCTTGGGAAATGCAGAAATAGTAAAGATCGAGTCCTCAGCTGACAATGAAGTACAACATGCGATTGAGAACAATGCATGTGGACAGAGCGAAAAGGGATCTCGAGTTGAGAGCAAAAAAGTGACATTGTTTGGTAAgaatattaatgaaaatatatcCAAAAGTGAAGATGATAGCCATGACAGCGTGGAAAGTTCTAATAGCAACACTTTTTCTTCGAAAGGAAAGAAAcgggaaaattttgaaaaccagTTGGTTGTTGGTAGCAAAAGAATCAAAAGTCTACAAGAGGCTCCTGCTTTGACATCTTCAATAAAACCAGATAGTTCTTTTGTGAACTGGATATCGAACATGGTGAAGGGCTTAGCCAAAGTAAACCAAGATGAGGGTCCTCTTCCTCTTAGACTCAGTCATCCCAGTAATAGGCATAATTGTTATGATCAGCAAAATCAAGCTTGCAGTAAAATCCAAGATCCTGGAAGTGGACACATGGGTTTTCAGTCCATGTTCCGGTCCCTTTATTGCCCAAAGACAATAGACACCGAGAGAAGACCTTACCCCAATCCTACAGTGTCAGGTACTAAAGAAAGTATGGGGTCTCAAAaatcatttattaatgtaatGCCGATATCATTCTACAAAGAGAATGATGAATCTTGCAATAAGCTTCTTATCGATATTAATGATTCAGACCCCCATACATCCGAGGGAAATGGTGGAGATCTATCAATTCAGACTTCATCCCAACCCCGGGCTCTATGTGCGAATAATGATTCTACTCCAGAGACCTCGAAGACAAAATCAATAGAGAAGTATAATTCAACCAGACTAACATGCAGCAACAAAGAAGAATCACTAAGATCTACTGATACTTGGCTGGATAAACAAAAAGCTGTGAGTAACAAGGACGAATCTTTGCATATACCATCCGAAAGCCAAGTGATACGGAACACATTTCCAGAAAGTGATCTTTCTCGAAGCTTGTGGATAACTCGGTTTTCATCCAGGACTCCTCTTCCAGCATTAGATTTGGACCATTGCAACGATGCAAAAGTTAAGCTAGAAGACTCCTCTGGACTCGGAAAACATATTCCTTTGAATCCCGTAAATTCTAACTTCAGTCTGAAAAATTCAGAGGCCGCAGAAAGCTTTGCTGACAATCCCATGAATGCTGTGGGTAAGAATAAATTTATATGTCCTACCAATGTTGAGGCTCCTATTGGCGTCAACAGGGTTATTGAACATGACCATGGGAAGCCTTTGCGTAAGATGAATTCACCACCCCCAACATTTAAGAGTTTAGAACCAATAGCTTCTGCATTTGCTAGGAGACTGGAAGTCCTCAAGAGTATACCTTCAGTTACACAAGATGATCCAACACCCTTCAGTGTTACATGCCTTTATTGTGGACAAAGTGGGCATGGTTTAGTGAGTTGCTCGAAGGTCAAAAAACCTGAGTTAGTGGACCTTTTGAGAAATGTTAGTGCACATGCTGCAGCAAAAGGATCTGCTCATTGGTGCATAAGATGTCTTCAGCTAGGGCATTTGGCCATATCTTGTTCAGCTGCATCTTCAAGTAGACAACAATCAGATAAAAATGCTCCCGTACAAAATTATCAGACCACTAATACAATTCAGCTTTATAAGAGCGGTGAACCATTTCCTAGTATTTTATTCGCGAAGGAGAATCACTGCAAAGTCCCTAGTGACCATAGCACTTCAAGTGTAAAAGTTTCCAAAACATTGGGCTCAGAAAGAAGGGTGTCTTCTCGTGATGGTGTTCAAAACGACAATACATCAGGTCACAAACAGCTTGTGGTGAAAGAAATTCAATTCGCTCCGCTCTGCAAATCTTCTAGTAAACCCATTACTGGTGATGCATTAAACATATTTGAAGCTGTTAGGAAGCTTCGGTTGTCTCGTACGGATATCCTTAA ATGGATGAATTCGAAATCACTTGTACATCTGAATGGATTTTTCTTGAGGTTGCGGCTTAGGAAGTGGGACACTAAACTGGGTGGCACAGGGTACTATGTTGCATGCATTAATG AATTGCATAGAGAAATGATGTTGAAAAGCTCTGAAAGATCCATCTTTGTCTGTGTTGGGGATATCAGATGCTCTGTTGAAAGCCAGTACATTTCAAACCAAGACTTTTCAGAG GATGAGCTTCTGACGTGGTGGAACGCGATTGCACAAAATGCAAAGATACCAGCCTTAGATGATTTAAGATTAAAATTTGAAGAGAAACAGAAGCTAGGATTGTAG
- the LOC108204764 gene encoding uncharacterized protein LOC108204764 isoform X3 yields the protein MTEDNRDMKLGLHLSYPNPSVRTRMKISPGAGVNADSRVDTTLVEHRTENIPSCPWYAGPSNMIQSPTPSMRSRGTSDNKSIGDRNVTKLHVELTVNSEAGPLFASSRAHHSGADMVEGNPVLEERVVHFTKKQECNYKEQALCCQNDVQSEDVAIRDSPAGQRIAEDVLPRLEKNPKDVTSTRIGDVASGNQMLGIEAHGLGNAEIVKIESSADNEVQHAIENNACGQSEKGSRVESKKVTLFGKNINENISKSEDDSHDSVESSNSNTFSSKGKKRENFENQLVVGSKRIKSLQEAPALTSSIKPDSSFVNWISNMVKGLAKVNQDEGPLPLRLSHPSNRHNCYDQQNQACSKIQDPGSGHMGFQSMFRSLYCPKTIDTERRPYPNPTVSGTKESMGSQKSFINVMPISFYKENDESCNKLLIDINDSDPHTSEGNGGDLSIQTSSQPRALCANNDSTPETSKTKSIEKYNSTRLTCSNKEESLRSTDTWLDKQKAVSNKDESLHIPSESQVIRNTFPESDLSRSLWITRFSSRTPLPALDLDHCNDAKVKLEDSSGLGKHIPLNPVNSNFSLKNSEAAESFADNPMNAVGKNKFICPTNVEAPIGVNRVIEHDHGKPLRKMNSPPPTFKSLEPIASAFARRLEVLKSIPSVTQDDPTPFSVTCLYCGQSGHGLVSCSKVKKPELVDLLRNVSAHAAAKGSAHWCIRCLQLGHLAISCSAASSSRQQSDKNAPVQNYQTTNTIQLYKSGEPFPSILFAKENHCKVPSDHSTSSVKVSKTLGSERRVSSRDGVQNDNTSGHKQLVVKEIQFAPLCKSSSKPITGDALNIFEAVRKLRLSRTDILKWMNSKSLVHLNGFFLRLRLRKWDTKLGGTGYYVACINELHREMMLKSSERSIFVCVGDIRCSVESQYISNQDFSEDELLTWWNAIAQNAKIPALDDLRLKFEEKQKLGL from the exons ATGACTGAGGACAATAGAGATATGAAATTGGGGCTCCATTTGAGTTATCCCAATCCATCCGTGAGAACAAGGATGAAAATCAGTCCAGGTGCAGGTGTAAATGCAGATTCGAGGGTTGATACGACTCTTGTGGAACACAGGACTGAGAATATACCTTCTTGCCCGTGGTATGCAGGACCAAGCAATATGATTCAGTCACCTACACCCAGCATGAGATCCAGAGGGACTAGTGACAACAAGTCCATTGGTGACCGGAATGTAACTAAATTACATGTTGAACTCACAGTTAATAGTGAAGCTGGTCCGCTCTTTGCATCGAGCCGAGCACACCACTCAG GCGCTGACATGGTGGAAGGGAACCCTGTTCTAGAAGAAAGGGTGGTGCATTTCACTAAGAAacaggaatgcaactacaaaGAGCAAGCTTTATGCTGTCAAAATGATGTCCAATCTGAAGACGTAGCAATAAGAG ATTCCCCTGCAGGTCAAAGAATTGCAGAAGATGTTCTGCCGCGGCTGGAAAAAAATCCCAAAGATGTAACTAGCACTAGAATTGGAGATGTTGCTAGTGGTAACCAAATGTTGGGCATAGAGGCACATGGCTTGGGAAATGCAGAAATAGTAAAGATCGAGTCCTCAGCTGACAATGAAGTACAACATGCGATTGAGAACAATGCATGTGGACAGAGCGAAAAGGGATCTCGAGTTGAGAGCAAAAAAGTGACATTGTTTGGTAAgaatattaatgaaaatatatcCAAAAGTGAAGATGATAGCCATGACAGCGTGGAAAGTTCTAATAGCAACACTTTTTCTTCGAAAGGAAAGAAAcgggaaaattttgaaaaccagTTGGTTGTTGGTAGCAAAAGAATCAAAAGTCTACAAGAGGCTCCTGCTTTGACATCTTCAATAAAACCAGATAGTTCTTTTGTGAACTGGATATCGAACATGGTGAAGGGCTTAGCCAAAGTAAACCAAGATGAGGGTCCTCTTCCTCTTAGACTCAGTCATCCCAGTAATAGGCATAATTGTTATGATCAGCAAAATCAAGCTTGCAGTAAAATCCAAGATCCTGGAAGTGGACACATGGGTTTTCAGTCCATGTTCCGGTCCCTTTATTGCCCAAAGACAATAGACACCGAGAGAAGACCTTACCCCAATCCTACAGTGTCAGGTACTAAAGAAAGTATGGGGTCTCAAAaatcatttattaatgtaatGCCGATATCATTCTACAAAGAGAATGATGAATCTTGCAATAAGCTTCTTATCGATATTAATGATTCAGACCCCCATACATCCGAGGGAAATGGTGGAGATCTATCAATTCAGACTTCATCCCAACCCCGGGCTCTATGTGCGAATAATGATTCTACTCCAGAGACCTCGAAGACAAAATCAATAGAGAAGTATAATTCAACCAGACTAACATGCAGCAACAAAGAAGAATCACTAAGATCTACTGATACTTGGCTGGATAAACAAAAAGCTGTGAGTAACAAGGACGAATCTTTGCATATACCATCCGAAAGCCAAGTGATACGGAACACATTTCCAGAAAGTGATCTTTCTCGAAGCTTGTGGATAACTCGGTTTTCATCCAGGACTCCTCTTCCAGCATTAGATTTGGACCATTGCAACGATGCAAAAGTTAAGCTAGAAGACTCCTCTGGACTCGGAAAACATATTCCTTTGAATCCCGTAAATTCTAACTTCAGTCTGAAAAATTCAGAGGCCGCAGAAAGCTTTGCTGACAATCCCATGAATGCTGTGGGTAAGAATAAATTTATATGTCCTACCAATGTTGAGGCTCCTATTGGCGTCAACAGGGTTATTGAACATGACCATGGGAAGCCTTTGCGTAAGATGAATTCACCACCCCCAACATTTAAGAGTTTAGAACCAATAGCTTCTGCATTTGCTAGGAGACTGGAAGTCCTCAAGAGTATACCTTCAGTTACACAAGATGATCCAACACCCTTCAGTGTTACATGCCTTTATTGTGGACAAAGTGGGCATGGTTTAGTGAGTTGCTCGAAGGTCAAAAAACCTGAGTTAGTGGACCTTTTGAGAAATGTTAGTGCACATGCTGCAGCAAAAGGATCTGCTCATTGGTGCATAAGATGTCTTCAGCTAGGGCATTTGGCCATATCTTGTTCAGCTGCATCTTCAAGTAGACAACAATCAGATAAAAATGCTCCCGTACAAAATTATCAGACCACTAATACAATTCAGCTTTATAAGAGCGGTGAACCATTTCCTAGTATTTTATTCGCGAAGGAGAATCACTGCAAAGTCCCTAGTGACCATAGCACTTCAAGTGTAAAAGTTTCCAAAACATTGGGCTCAGAAAGAAGGGTGTCTTCTCGTGATGGTGTTCAAAACGACAATACATCAGGTCACAAACAGCTTGTGGTGAAAGAAATTCAATTCGCTCCGCTCTGCAAATCTTCTAGTAAACCCATTACTGGTGATGCATTAAACATATTTGAAGCTGTTAGGAAGCTTCGGTTGTCTCGTACGGATATCCTTAA ATGGATGAATTCGAAATCACTTGTACATCTGAATGGATTTTTCTTGAGGTTGCGGCTTAGGAAGTGGGACACTAAACTGGGTGGCACAGGGTACTATGTTGCATGCATTAATG AATTGCATAGAGAAATGATGTTGAAAAGCTCTGAAAGATCCATCTTTGTCTGTGTTGGGGATATCAGATGCTCTGTTGAAAGCCAGTACATTTCAAACCAAGACTTTTCAGAG GATGAGCTTCTGACGTGGTGGAACGCGATTGCACAAAATGCAAAGATACCAGCCTTAGATGATTTAAGATTAAAATTTGAAGAGAAACAGAAGCTAGGATTGTAG